A portion of the Polaribacter cellanae genome contains these proteins:
- a CDS encoding UDP-glucose--hexose-1-phosphate uridylyltransferase: MKNTNLQDYSHKRYNILTGEWVLVSPHRAKRPWQGQNEEISTEKRPSYDDKCYLCATNTRINGKINPDYKDVFIFTNDFAALQKDSPKFNVNDGLLKAQSENGICKVICFSPDHSKSLADMEVADIKKVVHAWQKEYVSIGEIEGINYVQIFENKGAVMGCSNPHPHGQIWSQTSLPNEVDKKNQQQLTYYKEKKSSLLGDYLQQEQTAKERIIFENDDFLVLTPFWAIWPFEVMIAPKKAQKNITEITENEALNFAEAISVITKAYDKLFNTSFPYSSGIHQSPTDGKENKHWHWHMSFYPPLLRSATVKKFMVGYEMFGSPQRDITAEIAATRLRELI; the protein is encoded by the coding sequence ATGAAAAATACAAATTTGCAAGATTATTCGCATAAAAGATATAATATTTTAACTGGAGAATGGGTTTTGGTTTCTCCTCACAGAGCAAAAAGACCTTGGCAAGGACAAAATGAAGAAATTTCTACAGAAAAAAGACCTTCTTATGATGATAAGTGCTATTTATGTGCGACAAACACAAGAATTAATGGCAAAATAAATCCAGATTATAAAGATGTTTTTATTTTTACGAACGATTTTGCTGCACTTCAAAAAGATTCGCCAAAATTTAATGTAAATGATGGTTTGTTGAAAGCACAAAGCGAAAACGGAATTTGCAAAGTAATTTGTTTTAGTCCAGATCATTCCAAAAGTTTGGCAGATATGGAAGTTGCTGACATTAAAAAAGTGGTACATGCTTGGCAAAAAGAATATGTTTCTATTGGCGAAATTGAAGGTATCAACTACGTGCAGATTTTTGAAAACAAAGGAGCAGTAATGGGTTGTAGCAATCCTCATCCTCATGGACAAATTTGGAGTCAGACCTCGTTACCTAACGAAGTTGATAAAAAAAATCAGCAACAATTAACCTATTATAAAGAGAAAAAAAGTAGTCTTTTAGGAGATTATTTACAACAAGAACAAACTGCTAAAGAAAGAATTATTTTCGAAAATGACGATTTTTTAGTGCTCACTCCATTTTGGGCAATTTGGCCTTTTGAAGTGATGATTGCTCCTAAAAAAGCACAGAAAAATATTACAGAAATAACAGAAAATGAAGCTTTAAATTTCGCAGAAGCAATTTCTGTAATTACAAAAGCATATGACAAGTTGTTCAACACTTCTTTTCCATATTCTTCTGGCATACATCAGTCACCCACAGATGGTAAAGAAAACAAACATTGGCATTGGCACATGAGTTTTTATCCGCCTTTGTTAAGAAGCGCAACTGTAAAGAAATTTATGGTGGGTTACGAAATGTTTGGATCGCCACAAAGAGATATCACTGCAGAAATTGCTGCGACAAGATTAAGAGAATTAATCTAG
- the tig gene encoding trigger factor: MNITRENIDALNAVVKVDIVADDYQTKVNQLLTDYRKKADVPGFRKGHVPMGMIKKQYGKSIMIDEVNKLLQESLNKFITEEKIDILGNPLPRVQDDFNWDADKFSFEFELGLVPEFDVDLKPKKKVTEYKIIATEELLEEEVKNIQTRYGKMSPLEEVIKEANITGTFINEEKEINKKGTFLVSDLEGKKNEKKLVGAKVGDVIELETKKLFKDDHKLQHILGVSHEEIHDLDIKVTLTIEEITKTEPADLDQELFDKLFPDGSVKTSSELREKIKEDAEKQFAQQGDQQLLNAVTEHLVENTKFDLPAEFLQKWLATAGEKELTPEEAKAEFEKSEKGLRYQLIEGKVMKDNDIKLDYAELVDYAKGFIRTQMAQFGNTNPEEKELDDIAGRILQNQEEAQKLQSQLISQKLLAFYKENMSFKSKEVSYEEFIKEVYK, translated from the coding sequence ATGAATATTACAAGAGAGAACATAGATGCGTTAAACGCAGTTGTAAAAGTTGATATTGTTGCAGACGATTATCAAACAAAAGTAAACCAATTGTTAACAGATTACCGTAAAAAGGCAGACGTTCCTGGTTTTAGAAAAGGGCATGTGCCAATGGGAATGATTAAAAAACAATATGGTAAATCTATAATGATAGATGAGGTAAACAAGCTTTTACAAGAATCTTTAAATAAATTTATTACAGAAGAAAAAATAGACATTTTAGGAAATCCGTTACCAAGAGTTCAAGACGATTTCAATTGGGATGCAGACAAATTTTCTTTTGAATTCGAATTAGGTTTAGTGCCAGAATTCGATGTAGATTTAAAGCCTAAAAAGAAAGTTACAGAATATAAAATTATTGCAACTGAAGAGTTGTTGGAGGAAGAAGTAAAGAACATTCAAACTCGTTATGGAAAAATGTCTCCTTTAGAAGAAGTAATTAAAGAAGCAAATATAACAGGAACTTTCATAAACGAAGAAAAGGAAATTAATAAAAAAGGAACTTTTTTAGTAAGCGATTTAGAAGGAAAGAAAAACGAAAAGAAACTTGTTGGCGCTAAAGTTGGCGATGTAATTGAGTTAGAAACAAAGAAATTATTCAAAGACGACCATAAATTACAGCATATTTTAGGGGTTTCTCATGAAGAAATTCACGATTTAGACATTAAAGTAACTTTAACCATCGAAGAGATTACAAAAACGGAACCTGCAGATTTGGATCAAGAATTGTTCGATAAATTATTTCCTGATGGAAGTGTAAAAACGTCATCAGAATTAAGAGAAAAAATTAAAGAAGATGCAGAAAAGCAATTCGCACAACAAGGAGACCAGCAATTGTTAAACGCAGTTACAGAACATTTAGTAGAAAATACAAAATTCGATTTACCTGCAGAATTTTTACAAAAATGGCTAGCAACTGCAGGAGAAAAAGAATTAACTCCAGAAGAAGCAAAAGCTGAATTCGAAAAATCTGAAAAAGGATTACGTTACCAATTAATCGAAGGAAAAGTTATGAAAGATAACGACATTAAATTAGATTATGCAGAATTGGTAGATTATGCAAAAGGATTTATCCGCACGCAAATGGCACAATTTGGTAATACAAATCCAGAAGAAAAAGAATTAGACGATATTGCTGGAAGAATTTTACAAAACCAAGAAGAGGCTCAAAAATTACAATCTCAATTAATTAGTCAGAAATTATTGGCTTTTTACAAAGAAAATATGAGCTTTAAATCGAAAGAAGTTTCTTACGAAGAGTTCATAAAAGAAGTTTATAAATAG
- a CDS encoding phage holin family protein, whose protein sequence is MKTFLKILLTALAVIILANILPGVSVAGYVSAIIVAAVIALLNMIVRPLLIFFTLPATIVTFGLFIFVINAIIIMLADKLVDGFAVANFWWALLFSILLSIFRSALFSLLKDDRKQLNS, encoded by the coding sequence ATGAAAACATTTTTAAAAATATTATTAACGGCTTTGGCAGTAATTATTTTGGCGAATATTTTACCAGGAGTCTCTGTTGCAGGTTATGTATCTGCAATTATAGTAGCTGCAGTAATTGCCTTATTAAATATGATTGTAAGACCCTTATTAATCTTCTTTACATTGCCAGCAACTATCGTTACGTTTGGCTTATTTATTTTTGTAATAAATGCAATAATAATTATGTTAGCAGACAAATTAGTAGATGGTTTTGCAGTTGCTAACTTTTGGTGGGCATTGTTATTTAGTATTTTATTGTCCATTTTTAGATCTGCGTTATTCTCTTTATTAAAAGATGATAGAAAACAACTGAATTCATAA